From the genome of Gracilibacillus salitolerans, one region includes:
- a CDS encoding carbohydrate ABC transporter permease: MKPTLGDKIFYVINYIALSIISLTCLFPIVHMAALSLSDSHSIMSGHVSIWPKGWTIEAYITLFQGTQILGAFKNSVIITVVGVGLSMLFTIMAAYPLSRKYFYARKTFTLLMVFTMLFGAGMIPSYLVVKSLGLVDTYFAIWFPGLISTYNMLVMKSFFENLPEELEEAARIDGCGEIRLLINIILPLSVPMIATLSLFYGVGYWNMFMNVLIYINETDKYNLSVLVQQMVQSQSVMQELNEVMSEDIQNITPESVKAAGVMVMVIPMLLVYPFLQKYFVKGVLIGSIKG, translated from the coding sequence ATGAAACCAACTCTAGGTGATAAGATTTTTTACGTGATTAATTATATAGCTTTGTCGATTATCTCACTGACCTGTTTATTTCCTATTGTTCATATGGCTGCCTTATCTTTAAGTGATTCACATTCGATAATGTCAGGGCATGTTTCCATTTGGCCGAAAGGATGGACAATTGAAGCTTACATCACTTTATTTCAAGGTACCCAAATTTTAGGTGCATTTAAAAACAGTGTGATCATTACGGTTGTTGGTGTGGGATTGAGTATGCTTTTCACTATTATGGCCGCCTATCCTCTGTCACGAAAGTATTTCTATGCAAGAAAAACATTCACTTTGCTTATGGTGTTCACCATGTTGTTCGGAGCAGGAATGATACCGTCTTACTTAGTAGTGAAGAGTTTGGGATTAGTCGATACTTATTTTGCCATCTGGTTTCCCGGTTTAATCAGCACATATAATATGCTGGTTATGAAAAGTTTTTTTGAAAATCTGCCGGAAGAATTAGAAGAAGCGGCACGAATCGATGGATGTGGTGAAATTAGATTGTTAATAAATATTATCCTACCACTTTCAGTACCAATGATTGCTACATTATCCTTATTTTACGGTGTGGGGTATTGGAATATGTTTATGAATGTTTTGATTTATATCAATGAAACCGATAAGTACAACTTGTCTGTACTTGTACAACAGATGGTTCAAAGTCAATCGGTTATGCAGGAATTAAATGAAGTTATGTCGGAGGATATACAAAACATCACACCAGAATCTGTTAAAGCAGCAGGGGTAATGGTGATGGTCATACCTATGCTATTAGTCTATCCTTTCCTTCAAAAATATTTTGTTAAAGGCGTATTAATTGGCTCTATTAAAGGATAG
- a CDS encoding sulfatase — protein MKTIFILMDSLNRHYLNAYEYSWVNTPNIDRLAAKGVVFDNHYSGSLPCVPARREIMTGRLNFLESQWCPLQPFDETYPEELRRQSNVYSHLITDHYHYFEKKGWGYHTPFNTWEFLRGQEGDNWHPRVKDPYTPKFRGKNRRQDWVNRSIMNSEQDEDYPTPQCFKQAINFIESNHKEDNWHLHLEVFDPHEPFMCPTRYRELYNDSWADPYHFDWPSYAPVDSDLEGKEAIEHIRKCYAGTLTMTDAWLGKFLDKMDELDMWHDTAVILTTDHGYLLGDYGYWAKNYMFDYQKLVNIPMIAYIPDSPMNGNRVSGLTSTMDLMPTLLHLHGAKPSEHVHGKSFTHLFERDESHHDAVLYGYFGKDINLADGRFSYCRKPVPESIAYHYTAIPVVGGNKLQDYEECEVDRFLPQTKMPVFRIANKSHQHHNATKEHLLYNIVDDTEQAVPIHDSKLHQQYEKKLQEMLKRYQAPDWQYARVGLSSGESK, from the coding sequence TTGAAAACGATATTTATTTTAATGGATTCACTTAATCGCCATTATCTTAATGCTTATGAATATTCTTGGGTAAACACACCCAATATTGACCGTTTAGCTGCTAAAGGAGTTGTGTTTGATAATCACTACAGCGGTTCACTACCTTGTGTGCCCGCGCGCCGTGAAATCATGACAGGGCGCCTTAATTTCCTCGAATCACAATGGTGTCCCTTACAGCCGTTCGATGAAACGTATCCCGAGGAACTCCGTCGTCAGTCTAATGTCTACAGTCATTTGATCACTGATCATTATCATTACTTTGAAAAAAAAGGCTGGGGTTACCATACTCCTTTTAACACCTGGGAATTTTTACGCGGACAAGAAGGTGATAACTGGCATCCTAGAGTGAAGGATCCATATACTCCGAAATTTAGAGGGAAAAACAGACGGCAGGATTGGGTGAATCGCAGTATTATGAATTCTGAGCAGGATGAAGATTATCCTACACCGCAATGCTTTAAGCAAGCAATAAATTTTATCGAAAGTAATCATAAGGAGGATAACTGGCACCTTCATTTAGAGGTGTTTGATCCTCACGAGCCGTTCATGTGCCCGACGAGGTACCGAGAACTTTATAATGATTCATGGGCAGATCCGTACCATTTCGATTGGCCGTCATATGCACCGGTGGATTCGGACCTGGAAGGAAAGGAGGCTATTGAGCATATTCGTAAATGTTATGCTGGTACGCTGACGATGACTGATGCATGGCTCGGTAAATTTTTAGACAAAATGGATGAATTAGACATGTGGCATGATACAGCCGTGATTTTAACAACTGATCATGGGTATCTGCTCGGTGATTATGGATACTGGGCGAAAAACTATATGTTCGATTATCAAAAGCTAGTAAATATTCCGATGATTGCATACATACCTGATTCTCCAATGAACGGTAATCGAGTGAGTGGCTTAACTTCAACAATGGATTTGATGCCGACCTTGCTCCATTTACATGGGGCAAAACCTTCTGAGCATGTGCACGGAAAATCTTTCACCCATCTGTTTGAACGTGATGAATCACACCACGATGCAGTTCTGTATGGTTATTTTGGTAAAGATATTAATCTAGCAGATGGTCGATTTTCTTATTGTAGAAAACCAGTTCCTGAAAGCATTGCCTACCATTACACGGCTATTCCGGTTGTAGGAGGTAACAAGCTACAAGATTATGAAGAATGTGAGGTAGATCGATTCCTTCCACAAACAAAGATGCCAGTGTTCCGCATTGCTAATAAATCACATCAGCATCATAATGCTACAAAAGAGCATTTATTATACAACATTGTGGATGATACAGAACAGGCTGTTCCTATTCATGATTCCAAGCTACACCAACAATATGAAAAAAAGTTGCAAGAGATGTTGAAGCGATATCAGGCACCAGATTGGCAATATGCGCGTGTAGGATTAAGCAGCGGAGAATCTAAATGA
- a CDS encoding extracellular solute-binding protein: MRIERKWFVMVIVLCLALGALLAGCTSKESSETVENETESNESNENSQNSEKPQITSSIYDRGSVPAAEGSIEDNRWTKWIKQNGPVNVKYQPIPRWESTEKFNTLFASGQAPDLLFEYSAGPKDTWYQQKQLMPLGEIIEEHSTDYKQMLEDYPALRKAGTLSDGKLYFLGRLNEITPIRAMFVRKDWLDKLNLEVPETTEELYQVAKAFTEQDPDGNGEDDTYGIAISHQSARTIDQVFQNMGFVMRNDQIVRAWDSAVEATKFRKRLYQEGIVDRDYLNDNNGEKARKDFVTGKLGIYPLLLKWDQFAKNELKSLKQNVPEAEIIPIAYPESPAGSFNPTYQNPVQMTAAVSRGAKNPEAVIKFVDFLVKPSTANMLNFGEEGVHHELDGNGCPKIMDGEHNEEVGYMTDATMLSSSSFVTEGKCGYETMFNPEIPNEKEGLELYEMSREVYFDLSRPYSEITHSEHMPQLPKELDITLGQTGASIDELWVKAIVSGSDYTVEQALKDAKKIWQNGRGPDAEQWWSDWYAENKDSAFLAKDIYGIVEQQQAQK, translated from the coding sequence ATGCGAATAGAACGTAAATGGTTCGTTATGGTAATAGTACTTTGTTTGGCATTAGGTGCACTCTTAGCTGGCTGCACATCGAAAGAAAGCTCTGAAACTGTAGAAAATGAGACCGAAAGTAATGAGAGCAATGAAAATAGTCAGAATAGTGAAAAACCCCAAATCACATCTTCGATTTATGATCGTGGGAGTGTTCCCGCTGCGGAAGGTTCCATAGAAGATAATCGATGGACGAAATGGATTAAACAAAATGGACCAGTTAATGTAAAGTATCAACCGATACCACGTTGGGAATCGACCGAAAAGTTCAATACTTTATTTGCCTCCGGTCAGGCACCAGACCTCTTATTTGAATATAGTGCAGGACCTAAAGATACTTGGTATCAACAAAAGCAATTAATGCCTTTGGGAGAAATAATTGAAGAACATAGCACCGACTATAAGCAGATGCTTGAAGACTATCCAGCATTGAGAAAAGCAGGAACATTAAGTGATGGTAAACTATATTTCTTAGGCAGATTGAATGAAATTACACCGATACGTGCCATGTTTGTTCGTAAAGACTGGCTGGATAAGCTAAACCTTGAGGTTCCCGAAACAACAGAAGAATTATACCAAGTTGCCAAGGCTTTCACTGAACAGGACCCAGATGGCAATGGGGAGGATGATACGTACGGAATAGCTATTAGTCATCAATCTGCCCGTACCATAGATCAGGTTTTTCAAAACATGGGATTTGTTATGAGAAACGACCAAATTGTACGAGCTTGGGACAGTGCAGTTGAAGCAACAAAGTTTAGAAAGCGCTTATATCAAGAAGGGATAGTGGATCGGGATTATCTGAATGATAATAACGGTGAAAAGGCTAGAAAAGATTTTGTAACTGGTAAGTTGGGTATATATCCACTCCTCTTAAAATGGGACCAGTTTGCAAAAAATGAACTCAAATCATTAAAACAAAATGTACCTGAAGCTGAAATTATCCCAATTGCTTATCCAGAAAGTCCAGCAGGATCGTTTAATCCAACCTACCAAAATCCGGTACAAATGACTGCTGCGGTGTCCAGAGGGGCGAAAAATCCAGAAGCTGTTATCAAATTTGTAGATTTTCTAGTGAAGCCTTCAACAGCCAACATGTTGAATTTTGGTGAGGAAGGCGTACACCATGAACTTGATGGAAATGGATGTCCTAAGATTATGGATGGTGAACATAACGAAGAAGTGGGATATATGACAGATGCCACCATGTTATCCTCATCTAGTTTTGTGACGGAGGGCAAGTGTGGTTATGAGACTATGTTTAATCCAGAGATTCCTAATGAAAAGGAAGGGCTCGAGTTATATGAAATGAGTAGAGAAGTGTACTTTGATTTGAGCCGTCCATATTCGGAAATCACGCATTCGGAGCATATGCCTCAATTACCTAAGGAACTGGATATCACTCTAGGTCAAACAGGGGCATCAATCGATGAATTGTGGGTAAAAGCTATTGTCAGTGGTTCTGATTATACGGTAGAACAAGCACTGAAAGATGCGAAGAAAATATGGCAAAACGGTAGAGGACCAGATGCTGAGCAATGGTGGAGCGATTGGTATGCTGAAAACAAAGATTCTGCATTCTTGGCTAAGGATATCTATGGCATTGTAGAGCAGCAACAGGCTCAGAAGTAA